DNA from Pichia kudriavzevii chromosome 5, complete sequence:
ACAGGTGTTGTCTATATTCTCAAGTTCCACATCGGAAAGCCTGTGCAGATTTTCTAAGATGGATTTGGACGCTCTCTTTTTCCCAGTGAGAGACTCCAGTATACTCTCCAATCCGTCTAGCCCGTTCATATCGTCCATTATTAGTGGCAAATCAGATAAATCCAAAGAATGGATAGCCAAGACATGAGAAAATTTCAGAGtgaaaggaaaaatacGCACTTTGAAGGATTACCATATTATAGAAAGGACggatatatatatatatatatatatatataaatgtaGTTGTAGATATTCAAGAACAAACTATAATGAACCTAGTATTTATTATGATTTCTACTATTATGGAGTTATAGGTACTCGTTTCTTATCTGGGTGGCCATTTGACGTTCGCTCAGAGGGAGAACAGCGATTTGCTGTGGAGTCAGTTGTAGAACTTGGGCGATTAAACTCGATTCTTGCGGTGTGAGGAGCCTGAGTTTGGCTATTGTTTGAGGCGGGAAGGTAGCCCATTCTTGTGGTATATCTGCGTTTGATGTAGCCGTGGCAGGGTCTGCGATCCCCATCAATAGCAAAGCTTGGGCAGCAGCCACAGCTAACTTTGGGTTCGCATTAAGAATCGAAGCTGCCTCTGCATACGTCTGTGGTGTTGGGTTAGGGGTGGATAGCAAGAGCTTGAGCTTTGCTAAAAGTTCAATCAAAACACCGGGCGGGATTGTAGATAAAGTCTTTGAAATTGGGTCTTGGTTCGGTAGAAGTGCAGTTTGCATTGACGGCGTTGGAGCGGGGAGATAAGATGAAGCATTTATTGGTTGTGGaggttgttgctgttgctgttgctgttgtttcGATGGTTGCAGAGGCAATGGAAGTGAAGGTATTGGTTGCTGTGGAAGTATcggttgttgttgttgttgttgttgttgttgctgctgctgctgctgctgttgctgtaTATGCTGGTGTTGGGCGTTCTGTAACTGTTGTACGTTATTCTTGGCGTTGAACTGCGATATCAAAGACGATATTTGTCGTAGGTCCATACCATTGGCTATCATTTGAGAGGCCATTGCTTTAATATCTGGGTTGTCTCGTATTGAACGTTTCAATAAACGAATGTGCGATCTGTCGTCAACAATCTGCAAGTCCATGTCGTCGTCTATATCACCGACATTTTCAGGCACCTTCTGCATCTCTGGCGGTAGTATGACATTTGACGGCAACAACAACCGGTTCAACTTAAGAACCGGTTTGTTCAAATGTTGGGAATTCCTTAATCCTTCCTTCGACAACTCGATTCTCAGTTTCTTGCGGCCTTCGATTCTCACCTTGCTCAAGATCGAGAGTGCGTTCAAGGCGTCCAAGGGAGTGAGGTACTCCACAAAGCAGAACCCCTTATTCTTCGAAGCGTTGTCCATCATGCATCGGACATCAACAACTGGTCCTGAGCCACAAACAACACTCTGGATGACATCAACGTCCCAATTATACGGGATTGCCCCTACATATAGCACACAGGATGAAGACATTGCTGCTGGTTTTCTCGTTGGTGTCGAACGGACCTGGCTCTCCTTATTCTGGCTTGTGTCTCCTTTAACACTTGCAACTCTTTCCAACTGaatagaaagaaaaatcaaatttttctgtaaactgaaaaaaaatttttttttccagttttcATGCACTggaaatttggaaaaactGAGACAAATATACAAGTGAAGCACAACAAGGGGGGATTGTATAATGGCGAGTTAACAGTTGAGCTGCGTATCCTCTCCCGCTTCTTATACAATTGAATATGTCTATGTCTGTATCTGAGATAAAAACAGCCGTAAAGAGTCTCGATGCTGCTTTGGAAAGTAAATCGACCGACGATGTTCTGGCTATCTTGCACCAGCTCGACAACGAAGTCAACGCCACAGAATCCTTATTGAGAGAAACCAAGGTAGGTGTCCACGTGAACAAGGCACGTACTTACGAAGATAGCCGGGTGGTGTCCCTGGTTAAGAAGATAGTGAAGAAGTGGAAAGATGTGGTATCtatggagaagaaggaaaagcGGAAACCCGGTCAAGCCAAGGCAGCATTGGTGCAATCTGGAACACCAACGGCAGCAATGGCATCAACAACGCCAGCGGGTGACGCCACCAATACACACTTGCCGAACACTGTCTCCAAGACGAAGCCCGTCAACAGAACTCCAACAACGGATGGtgtcaaaattgaaatctaTCCTGATACGACTCGTAATCGTTCTATAGCGGCATTATACACAGCATTGGCGGTTGATAGCGATTTGTCGTCGGAACTGATACTGGAGAGATCTATCtccattgaaaaagagaTATTCGGCACTAATGGTGTTGGCGATTCATATCGTACCAAGTTACGTTCACTAATACTGAACATcaagaacaaacaaaatagCTCATTACGTGAGCAGATTCTCAATGGATCGCTTCTACCAAAGAGGTTGGTATCCATGACAAGTGCCGAGTTGGCGCCAGCGGCGTTGAAGGAAGAGATGCAACGTatgaaagaaagaaacttGTTTCATGCCCAGGGTGCCGTTGAAAAAAGGGCAATCACAGACCGGTTTGTTTGTGGTAAATGCAAGAAGCGTGAAGTGTCATACTATCAAATGCAAACACGTTCTGCCGATGAACCTCTAACGACTTTCTGTACCTGTGAAAACTGTGGAAATAGATGGAAGTTCtgttgaaaacattgttAGTaggaaggaaaaaaaaaaaatttcactTAAAGTttacatgtatatatacACAGGAGCAACACTTAAGAATTGAATTCAAACATATGTCTTGATAGCATCGACTACTTTATCAAGAGTTTCGGATTCTATGGTCAGCCGTTCTTTTGGTGTGAATTTACTCAGCACGTAATTGGCTACAACGCCTGGCGTTTGACGGTCTCCTGAATAGTTTCTTCCGATACCAATCTGGAAGGAGACATAATCTTTGCCTATTGGAGAGCTGGCTTGAATAGATCTCAATCCATTGTGTCCACGGTGTGATCTTCCAGGGCTTCTTACTTTGATTTTCCCCACATCGACATCCAATTCATCGTGTAGTATAATTACTGTATCCTCAATTTCCTTCTTAGTACGTGATTTCCAGATTTTATAAAAGGGATTCAAGCTCTTCCCGGACTCGTTCATGTATCCAGGTACACGGTAGAACGTTACTCTGGTGTCATCGATCTCAGTCTCGTGGGTGTTGAAGGAGCTCGTTCGATTTGGTTGTGCTCCTAACCGTGTGCAAACCAGCTTCAGCATTAGATGGCCCACACTGTGTCTGGTACCATCATACGCAGGAGGATTCCCCAGCGAGAGGACTAAGAGCCGTTTTGGAAGACTCATCTGGTCAAGGATAGTGAGATGGCAAACAGTTCGATCTAGGAGGACAAAGAGGCAGAGTATAGTCAACCTACATCAAAATGTTGAATGTATTAAAAAGGCGCTGTGTTTTTCCCTCTTCGGCTTTAAGACGATTTCATGTATTGACTTTCAGGCCGGCACATTACTTGTGAATGATGTGTACGTCGAGAGCATTACATTGAGGTGGGTAGAACGATGGCCATCCATTTAAGAGTCTGATAACTGGAAATGAAAACCACATCAAGAAATAAGGGTCTCATTAACAGTCAATAGTAAGTAGGTTTGGAATGTTGCCAGGCAGGCCGGAAAACGCAAACAGGACATTGAAGGAGACGTACTTTGCATAGGGGGAAGAAGCCATCCCCATAGACAACTTTATTGGAACGGTCTGATCAAGAGTGCATCGCCTCCAGGGGTGCATCCCGCTACATGGAGAATGGTGTTCAGATGGTTACATGTTCTGAGTGGCTTATAGGTACAAACATGCTGCTGTGGACCACGGTGATGGACTTGCCTTGTCTTTCCTTCTGCAGCTAAAGCACATCTCCATATACAACGGTAGTGGAGCTCTTTGGAGGACGTGTCTATAGTTTGTGTGAGGTTTTCAAGGATGGGCCCGTCCAGCTGCAAACATCTCAAAGTGTACCATCACCAAGAGCAGGGAAAACGGGAGGCGTCATTGTACGTCCATTCCTCATACTGGAGTCACGTAGCCATGGTTGCAGAGACCTCGTACTGTGAAGACCTTGTACCATGAAGATAAACACAACAATAGGGTGGATTTCCAGTATGCAAATGCGGGAAATGTCTGTTGCGGTAACCAAAACAGGGAAAACCAATTTCAGATAAGCCGTTGAAACTTTTGCCCTCAAGGGAAATGTTGAATATCTTCCATGGCCAAATAAGAGGAGTTGTTAATGGAGGTATCTTTTGTTGACATTTGAGCCACCCAACAAGAAGAGATCCTCTTATAACGACAGCCATGTCCAACCCGCTAATGCAGGCAAAGATGTTTGCCGACGACCTGCTCTCGGAATACAACCCGTCCAAGCTCTCCATCGTGGAGTCTTTCTTTATCAAGTTTCTATTGGCTGCGGCCATTGTCATGGTGGCGTTTGCGTATTTCGACTCAACCAGCTCTCTCAATAAGACTGGCGTCTCTGCAGGGCAGGGGGAGAAGCAGGGGGAGGGTAGCAACGGAGACACAGCACCAGCCGAGACGGAGGGCGTTACGGTTGCGTCTGGTGTCCAAAGAGGCACAGGACATAGTAGGAAAGTGTGAAGCCTGATCAAGCATGAACTAGATGTTCTTCATACTGGCTAGAAACAGAGAGATTGTCCCGTTTTTATCCTGATATATATGACAAAGTATACAATATAATATCCACTACGGAAGAGAAGCCATTCCTGTAAAtaaagagaagaagaagaaggggaAAGTACAAGGCGAAACTTTGAACGAAGAAGATGgagaaaaggagaaaagGGGAAAAGCCTAGACTCTGTTGCCCTGTTTGCCAATGTCAACCAAATTAATTGTAAGCGTTTATTAAAGTAATTTAGAATACTGTTTGaggtgaagaagaacaagaaagaaagaaagaaagaaagaaagtgAAGTAgagtaaagaaaataataataataatagtaataataatagcaATGGCAATGGCAATGGCAATAGTTATAACAATCACAATCACAATCacaattcaaatttgtttttattttccataAATTATTTCAatgttcaacaacttcttcatcttggGCAAGATCTTCATGTTCATTCTCATCTTCATGTTCATTTTCGTGATGATgatcttcatcttcatcaacttgttcAACCCATTCACCTTCAGTGACACCTTCTGGAACAGTATAAACGTCATCGACACCTTGATGGATCGATAATAATGGTTCCTTTAAATAGGAATTATCCAAAGTCCAAGAAGTTAATGCATTTTCAGCATCAATAATAATTTGCTTTGAAGCTTCATAACCATCATAGGCAGGCCTAGTTTCACCAGGTGTAACAGGAGAATCATCCAGTAATTCCAATAGAGCCTTACCATAACCTGCAATAAGAGCCATCTTTTCAGTTAATTCACGTAAtgaatcaaattgataattAAATGCAGCCTTtaatttttctcttgtGATATTTGATAATTGAGCTTCAGCAACCAATGATTCTGCTTCTGCTCTCACTAATTCTTGCTCTAAAACGGCAATTTTAGGAGATTGAGGATCTTTATATTTCAAATGGGCAATTTCATCAGTGATTTTAATTTTACGGTCCCTTGAAGGCTGAACAGAAGCCTCGATATTTCTGATTCCCTTCAATGTGATTCTGTACAAGTCATACTTATCAATAAACTGGTCTTCCAATTCACCAATCTCATAGAGTAACACACCAATCTTGTCAGTGACATCAGAgacatcatcatcattatcagCCCCCCAAAGAGACAATTGCTTTGCAACCAATTTCCGTTCATTAGAGACAGCCTCTAAGGATCTCTCCAATGACTTCTCAATCTTGATCAGTTGGGACAACTTTCTAGCCATTTCTGGACCAAACGAACCTGCAGCTTGTTTCCTGAACGCATTGGCAATGGAAGTAGTACCAAAGAACTTACCCTTAGTAGACGATGGTGGAGGTGGAGGAGTCGCCAATTGGGTCGCAGTTGGCGCCCTCGACGATCTCATGGAGTATGTACGATGCattgtatgtatgtatgtatgtatgtatgttTTGCTCTTACTCTTGAAATCTCTATTAAAAAGAAGTCAATGCTCAGCAATTTACTTTACAAGATGCTCAGCGTGTCCTTGATATATCTACTTCCAAAAACTCCTCCCCCCTTTTCTTCCACTTCCCTAATCCCCCCGAGACCTTCACAACctctttcctctttgggGAAGTTGCCTTCCCCAAAATGTTGCCTCTTTGCCCCTTTGGGGAAAAGGCTCCTGCCTCTTTGGGAAACGCCGCCGCGCCCGCAGCAAAGAACATGCGCGCCTCTGTTGCCTCTTTTGGTAACAGCGATTGTCTCGTTTGGTAGTGTATTAAACTATTGCAGTATCGCAGTATGGCACATTCTATAatgttgatgttattgTACACTACAGAGTCGTAGTATTGTACGATGGTATTGTTTTACGTTGGTATGGTATGCTACTATAGTTAGAGTATTGTAGTGTATTGTAGTATACTGGTATGGTATAATGGTGTAGTACAACAGCGTTACATTTCTGTCTAGTGTATTTTACTAGGCATTATACTGTTACAGTATAGTACACTATAGTATGGTACATTGCAGTACATTTCTGTATAGTATGCTATAGCATAGGATACTGCTCCATGGTACGACCGTTTCTTTAGAGACACCTTCTCCACGTGTCTGCTAGTCCATACAGAAGATCACCCCATGTCTAACTTGTCTCCGGCATAGCATCCCAGCCCCATCTTCATCTGTATTACAACACCCTCCGTATAGACTCTCtgccccccccccccttctACAGTTTGGTAATCCATACACACAGAgatctccttcttctccgACATTGTGTGCAATTTCTTGGAAACATAGGCTACTACCTCAAACACATCTCTCTTTAGACACTGGCATTCCTGTCAGAATGCTTTACTCTGCATGATGTTCTGCTCCACTGTGTGGTTGCATCGTATATACAAATCTACAGATACATTTGGCTATTTAGTTAAAAACTACTCAGATACATTCCCACGCTTGGCATTCCGTGCTTTAACCTTCTTGACCTCTTCAAGGACTTCCAATACATACGCCTTGTTTCTCTCGTACGGATCAACGAGCTTCTCCTTGACCTCCTCCAAATTTAGCTCCTCAAGGGCTTCCTTGTTGGCCCTATAGACCCGCTTCTTAACAGCCAACCGAAACGCATCCTCCTCCCCTCTCTCTAAGAGCCTCATCTCACGTATCTTGTCTCCCTGTCTCTTGCTGAACTTCATCAAGCCAACATCGTGCTCACCGCAAGACATGTCAGAGACATCCCGCAACTTCTCAAAACTCTCATTCGGATCTTCAACTCCAAACTCAAAACACTTGTTGTCCGAAACCCACTCCTCCCTGATGGCCTCGTAGATCTTGCTACCATGTCCTTTCCCCTGCATGTGCGGCATAACAACAACCTGCGAGATCCGGCCCCTATACATCCACTCCCCATTACGATTCTCCCTAAGGAGCCAGTACTTATAAGTAGTCACAAACGAAACCAGCCCCCCGTTCCTCTTATACGTAACATAGAGATTCCACCTCTCATCGGGCTCGATATACGACGCCCCCTCAATGTACAACAAGGCCAAAATCTGCATTCGTTTCAGCAACTTCGATCCAACACCGTCTAAGACAGACAACTTATAAATATCATAGTCGTCTCCATCGAGTGTATAAGAGTGACAAACATACTCTTGGCCAATATCGAAATTCTCACTCTCAATGGAATCAACCCATGCAGCTTCGTCacttttgatgaaatcatcaGGGGGTAAAAACTCCTGCATCTTCACCATAACGTCGTCCTTTATATTGTCGAGCTTCTCGGTGTACCTCACATTCAAGAATGGCTTCATTGATTTCCCGTCAAAGGCAAGGTCGATTCTCAAGTCCTTGTATCCGAAAATCTGTTCACTCTCTCCGAAAATCGGATAGGTGTACAACGGATGGGTGGTGGTGGCCTTTTCGCCGTCGGCTATATGCTGTTAGTACTCGGATTATAACTGCAAAGATAAATGGGGACAAACTCAAATCGAGTAGATCAGAGTGGGGTGGAGTAGAGTAGAATAGGACAGAgtaagaaataaaaaaaaatttggtTTGGTGA
Protein-coding regions in this window:
- a CDS encoding uncharacterized protein (PKUD0E05520; similar to Saccharomyces cerevisiae YGR156W (PTI1); ancestral locus Anc_4.65) encodes the protein MSSSCVLYVGAIPYNWDVDVIQSVVCGSGPVVDVRCMMDNASKNKGFCFVEYLTPLDALNALSILSKVRIEGRKKLRIELSKEGLRNSQHLNKPVLKLNRLLLPSNVILPPEMQKVPENVGDIDDDMDLQIVDDRSHIRLLKRSIRDNPDIKAMASQMIANGMDLRQISSLISQFNAKNNVQQLQNAQHQHIQQQQQQQQQQQQQQQQQPILPQQPIPSLPLPLQPSKQQQQQQQQPPQPINASSYLPAPTPSMQTALLPNQDPISKTLSTIPPGVLIELLAKLKLLLSTPNPTPQTYAEAASILNANPKLAVAAAQALLLMGIADPATATSNADIPQEWATFPPQTIAKLRLLTPQESSLIAQVLQLTPQQIAVLPLSERQMATQIRNEYL
- a CDS encoding uncharacterized protein (PKUD0E05530; similar to Saccharomyces cerevisiae YGL043W (DST1); ancestral locus Anc_4.67) translates to MSMSVSEIKTAVKSLDAALESKSTDDVLAILHQLDNEVNATESLLRETKVGVHVNKARTYEDSRVVSLVKKIVKKWKDVVSMEKKEKRKPGQAKAALVQSGTPTAAMASTTPAGDATNTHLPNTVSKTKPVNRTPTTDGVKIEIYPDTTRNRSIAALYTALAVDSDLSSELILERSISIEKEIFGTNGVGDSYRTKLRSLILNIKNKQNSSLREQILNGSLLPKRLVSMTSAELAPAALKEEMQRMKERNLFHAQGAVEKRAITDRFVCGKCKKREVSYYQMQTRSADEPLTTFCTCENCGNRWKFC
- a CDS encoding uncharacterized protein (PKUD0E05540; similar to Saccharomyces cerevisiae YHR189W (PTH1); ancestral locus Anc_8.856) is translated as MSLPKRLLVLSLGNPPAYDGTRHSVGHLMLKLVCTRLGAQPNRTSSFNTHETEIDDTRVTFYRVPGYMNESGKSLNPFYKIWKSRTKKEIEDTVIILHDELDVDVGKIKVRSPGRSHRGHNGLRSIQASSPIGKDYVSFQIGIGRNYSGDRQTPGVVANYVLSKFTPKERLTIESETLDKVVDAIKTYV
- a CDS encoding uncharacterized protein (PKUD0E05550; similar to Saccharomyces cerevisiae YPL004C (LSP1); ancestral locus Anc_8.85), which translates into the protein MHRTYSMRSSRAPTATQLATPPPPPSSTKGKFFGTTSIANAFRKQAAGSFGPEMARKLSQLIKIEKSLERSLEAVSNERKLVAKQLSLWGADNDDDVSDVTDKIGVLLYEIGELEDQFIDKYDLYRITLKGIRNIEASVQPSRDRKIKITDEIAHLKYKDPQSPKIAVLEQELVRAEAESLVAEAQLSNITREKLKAAFNYQFDSLRELTEKMALIAGYGKALLELLDDSPVTPGETRPAYDGYEASKQIIIDAENALTSWTLDNSYLKEPLLSIHQGVDDVYTVPEGVTEGEWVEQVDEDEDHHHENEHEDENEHEDLAQDEEVVEH
- a CDS encoding uncharacterized protein (PKUD0E05560; similar to Saccharomyces cerevisiae YPL001W (HAT1); ancestral locus Anc_8.90); this translates as MSVEHEEWTVSANDALFISITDGEKATTTHPLYTYPIFGESEQIFGYKDLRIDLAFDGKSMKPFLNVRYTEKLDNIKDDVMVKMQEFLPPDDFIKSDEAAWVDSIESENFDIGQEYVCHSYTLDGDDYDIYKLSVLDGVGSKLLKRMQILALLYIEGASYIEPDERWNLYVTYKRNGGLVSFVTTYKYWLLRENRNGEWMYRGRISQVVVMPHMQGKGHGSKIYEAIREEWVSDNKCFEFGVEDPNESFEKLRDVSDMSCGEHDVGLMKFSKRQGDKIREMRLLERGEEDAFRLAVKKRVYRANKEALEELNLEEVKEKLVDPYERNKAYVLEVLEEVKKVKARNAKRGNVSE